A window from Vigna angularis cultivar LongXiaoDou No.4 chromosome 7, ASM1680809v1, whole genome shotgun sequence encodes these proteins:
- the LOC108336266 gene encoding uncharacterized protein LOC108336266: MMNPNPNGNPYEHMLKESINRFFAEHSRGVTNFSDFTSIFSRMLHATPNPPIPILWFYAALEFRAAREPSRSVRDLFQLLVSCTGACGSTKRIAALAPLVFVLHRLALRQREFRSEVESLVEGVVSYCSIYCGKEVCNGDVAVLEFGDLIKVWMVDDDGGGGGGGGVFGDCAVEGFFPLVSEEFRKGIMRGCEVGILAGVVMCEALLLKLCLAFEKGLSRAELEKNLLASAVQTITGFRSFRFLDTLFRMMLEPVFPVTSLLGSENQVLLKEVLYNSVMMIDYSFINPQAEFSLYANSLKDVAITWLFVAELAVQSAREKGDQGKAMSYINAFCRSCIPSQLINWVTNQNCIGRKITRPNVSTPIALIKWLLVVEEQGISVFAGETAKQMDLMFKANFFTSRTECLLPVIKHFFNNLDKNLFSMNGEAEADKLDGDIDMPDSVETASLAAAADDLSSVIDGTRKRKEGIEDDTNKTPLKYMRCHIHETSVRENAFTFRQQ, encoded by the exons ATGATGAATCCTAACCCTAACGGTAACCCTTACGAACACATGCTCAAGGAATCCATCAACCGCTTCTTCGCCGAACACAGCAGAGGCGTCACCAACTTCTCCGACTTCACCTCCATCTTCTCCCGCATGCTCCACGCCACTCCCAACCCTCCCATCCCAATCCTCTGGTTCTACGCTGCCCTCGAATTTCGTGCAGCGCGCGAGCCTTCACGAAGCGTCAGGGACCTGTTCCAGTTGCTCGTTTCGTGTACCGGTGCGTGCGGGTCCACGAAGCGGATCGCTGCGCTCGCGCCGCTGGTGTTTGTTCTACACCGCTTGGCGCTTCGGCAACGGGAGTTTAGAAGCGAGGTGGAGAGTCTGGTGGAAGGAGTTGTGAGCTACTGCAGCATTTACTGCGGGAAGGAGGTTTGCAACGGCGACGTGGCGGTCCTGGAGTTCGGGGATTTGATCAAGGTGTGGATGGTGGACGATGATGGTGGCGGTGGCGGTGGCGGTGGGGTTTTTGGAGATTGCGCCGTGGAAGGGTTTTTCCCTCTTGTGAGTGAGGAATTTCGGAAGGGGATTATGAGGGGTTGCGAGGTTGGGATCTTGGCGGGAGTTGTTATGTGCGAAGCGCTTTTGTTGAAGCTGTGTTTGGCGTTCGAGAAAGGACTTAGCAGAGCGGAGCTGGAGAAGAATTTGCTCGCTTCCGCAGTTCAGACCATAACAGGGTTTCGAAGTTTTCGCTTTTTGG ATACCCTTTTCAGGATGATGTTGGAGCCAGTTTTCCCAGTGACCTCTCTACTG GGTTCTGAAAATCAAGTTCTTTTAAAAGAAGTCCTGTACAATTCTGTGATGATGATAGACTATTCATTCATTAACCCTCAGGCAGAATTTTCACTATATGCCAACAGCTTGAAAGATGTTGCTATAACTTGGTTGTTTGTTGCTGAGTTAGCTGTGCAGTCTGCTAG GGAAAAAGGTGACCAAGGGAAAGCTATGTCGTACATAAATGCCTTCTGTAGATCTTGTATACCCAGTCAATTGATCAACTGGGTTACTAATCAAAATTGCATAGGCAGGAAGATCACCAGACCAAATGTTTCCACTCCCATAGCCCTTATTA AGTGGCTTCTAGTTGTTGAGGAACAAGGAATTTCTGTGTTTGCTGGCGAAACTGCCAAGCAGATGGACTTAATGTTCAAAGCTAATTTTTTCACTTCAAGAACCGAGTGTTTACTTCCAGTAATAAAGCATTTCTTCAACAATCTGGATAAGAATCTCTTTTCTATGAATGGAGAAGCCGAGGCAGACAAACTTGATGGTGACATAGACATGCCTGATAGTGTTGAAACTGCAAGTTTGGCTGCTGCTGCTGATGATCTGAGCTCAGTTATTGATGGGACAAGAAAACGCAAAGAAGGGATCGAGGATGATACTAATAAAACACCGCTAAAATATATGAGATGTCATATTCATGAGACTTCAGTAAGAGAAAACGCTTTTACATTCAGACAACAATGA